One region of Mucilaginibacter gotjawali genomic DNA includes:
- a CDS encoding RNA polymerase sigma factor, giving the protein MVAYNSLSDHELTGLLKTGDRAAFTEIYQRYKWVLFLHALKRIRDREQAKDIIQELFTTLWDRRNDLELRTHLSGYLYTSVRNRIIKSFAHQQVESDYINSLVASVNEDNCITDHKVRQSNLAALIEKEINELPEKMREVFLLSRKQNLSHKEIAFQLGIEESTVKRQISNALKILRVKLGLLAWLALLFKFL; this is encoded by the coding sequence ATGGTGGCTTATAACTCACTTTCTGATCATGAATTGACCGGCTTGTTAAAGACAGGCGACAGGGCTGCATTTACAGAAATATACCAGCGATATAAGTGGGTATTATTTCTTCATGCATTGAAAAGGATCAGGGACAGGGAGCAAGCCAAAGATATTATACAGGAACTTTTCACGACGCTATGGGACAGGCGCAATGACCTGGAACTGAGAACGCATTTGTCAGGATACCTGTATACTTCCGTCCGCAACCGCATCATCAAATCATTTGCCCATCAGCAAGTGGAATCAGACTATATCAATTCACTGGTGGCGTCTGTGAACGAAGACAACTGTATTACCGATCATAAGGTAAGGCAAAGCAACCTGGCGGCATTGATTGAAAAGGAAATTAATGAACTGCCTGAAAAAATGCGTGAAGTATTTTTATTAAGCAGAAAACAAAATCTCAGCCACAAGGAAATCGCCTTTCAATTGGGAATAGAGGAGTCCACTGTTAAAAGACAGATAAGCAACGCATTGAAAATACTTCGTGTTAAACTGGGGCTTTTAGCCTGGCTTGCCTTGCTTTTTAAATTTTTATAA
- a CDS encoding TlpA disulfide reductase family protein yields the protein MKRILLLTALVLPLFLSAQQKYIIRGNIGAVNAPAKVFLSYTENNKAITDSTAIKDGVFEFSGQVDGIVIAALTLDHKGGGLQSLNAVNPDRTTLFLLEGTTIISGGDSLSKATMSGVKENEDYMRFKVLLKPAVDASKALQAEYYSAPSEKRSSPQFIGYLQNKQKAVDQQEKELTEKFIAEYPDAYIGFQLLMDRINNESYPDATYLQAQFLKLSKNLRESKAGVAFQQRLDVLNAVVVGAIAPDFTQPDTTGTLVKLSSFRGKYVLLDFWASWCGPCRNENPNLVKAYNNFKEKKFTILSVSLDQPGKKDSWLNAIHADGLKWNHVSDLKFWSNDAAVLYGVRAIPQNLLIDPDGNIVAKNIFGEELQNKLKEILGGM from the coding sequence ATGAAAAGAATACTCCTTCTTACGGCACTTGTTTTGCCCTTATTTTTGTCTGCCCAGCAAAAATACATCATCAGGGGCAACATTGGCGCCGTTAATGCGCCTGCAAAAGTATTTCTGTCTTACACTGAAAATAACAAGGCAATAACCGATTCTACAGCTATAAAAGACGGGGTTTTTGAATTTTCCGGCCAGGTAGATGGTATTGTTATCGCAGCCTTAACATTAGATCATAAAGGAGGCGGGCTGCAAAGCCTTAATGCAGTCAATCCTGACAGGACGACGCTTTTTTTGCTGGAGGGCACTACGATTATATCGGGCGGCGATTCATTGTCAAAAGCTACCATGAGTGGCGTAAAAGAGAATGAAGATTACATGCGCTTTAAAGTATTGCTGAAACCCGCTGTTGACGCCTCTAAAGCTTTACAGGCAGAATATTATTCGGCTCCCAGCGAAAAAAGAAGTTCCCCACAGTTTATCGGGTATCTTCAAAACAAACAGAAAGCCGTTGACCAGCAGGAAAAAGAACTGACAGAAAAGTTTATTGCAGAGTATCCGGATGCCTATATCGGCTTCCAGTTATTGATGGATAGAATTAATAATGAGTCATATCCCGACGCAACTTATTTGCAGGCTCAATTTTTAAAGCTTTCCAAAAATCTTCGTGAAAGCAAAGCCGGAGTAGCTTTTCAGCAACGCCTCGATGTGCTAAATGCAGTTGTGGTAGGCGCCATAGCACCTGATTTTACCCAGCCGGACACTACCGGAACGCTGGTGAAATTGTCATCGTTCAGAGGAAAATACGTATTGCTTGATTTTTGGGCATCATGGTGCGGCCCATGCCGTAATGAAAACCCCAATCTGGTAAAGGCTTATAACAACTTTAAGGAAAAGAAATTCACCATATTAAGCGTATCTCTTGATCAGCCGGGAAAAAAGGACAGTTGGCTGAATGCCATCCATGCCGATGGCCTTAAATGGAACCACGTATCCGACCTGAAATTCTGGAGCAATGACGCGGCGGTGTTGTATGGAGTGCGGGCTATCCCGCAAAATCTGTTGATTGATCCGGACGGAAATATTGTTGCCAAAAACATTTTCGGCGAGGAGCTGCAAAACAAACTGAAGGAGATTCTCGGCGGTATGTAA
- a CDS encoding DNA translocase FtsK → MPSNRHSPDHFYPKTFRKNITTGSIKANFSSRLAFRLVSSTDSRTILDVQGADLLQGQGHMLHSNGVEIMRLQGALLTGREVESVCDFIGLQRGYPSAMLLPAYGNHYTSAKEFDPDNLDPMFDEAASLIVLHQQGSTSLIRHKMKLGYNRSGHIIDQLERAGIVGPFEGSKARDVLFSDDYSLERHLEAIRKKGP, encoded by the coding sequence ATGCCGTCCAATCGGCATTCACCTGATCATTTCTACCCAAAGACCTTCCGTAAAAACATCACAACCGGCTCCATTAAGGCTAATTTCTCCTCCAGGCTGGCCTTCCGGCTGGTATCCTCAACAGATTCCAGGACAATTCTTGATGTGCAGGGTGCAGACCTGCTTCAGGGACAAGGCCACATGCTCCACTCAAACGGCGTGGAAATAATGCGCCTGCAAGGCGCGCTGTTAACCGGCCGGGAAGTTGAAAGCGTCTGCGACTTTATCGGGCTCCAGCGCGGTTATCCGTCCGCAATGCTGTTGCCGGCCTATGGAAATCATTACACAAGCGCCAAGGAGTTTGACCCGGACAACCTTGACCCGATGTTTGATGAAGCTGCAAGTCTAATCGTTCTGCACCAACAGGGATCAACCTCGCTCATCCGGCATAAAATGAAATTGGGTTACAACCGTTCGGGACACATCATCGATCAATTAGAAAGAGCCGGCATAGTCGGGCCATTCGAAGGCAGCAAAGCCCGCGATGTTTTATTCTCCGACGATTATAGTTTGGAAAGGCATTTGGAGGCGATTCGCAAAAAAGGACCTTAA
- a CDS encoding SusC/RagA family TonB-linked outer membrane protein, which produces MKRKLLTQFLIFAGMTLSLLVISLPGYSQMRKITGKVLGSDDGLPLPGVTIKVKGTTDATSTNIDGLYSINAAQGSTLVFSFIGYDQKEIAVPASGAVDVTLAKSTNSLNEVVVIGYGSARRKDLVGAVDVVNAKDAGANTSLSPAQLLIGKAPGVQVVQTSGVPGAGAQIIVRGVGSFTDVSPLYVIDGIQGSEGLFNQISPQDIDNITILKDAASTAIYGVAGANGVVIITTKKAKAGATQIAFTSQVGFSRIPKKLDLLKAADYVKLLTDIDVTNNNPTPVKLTTPFALVDRNDWQDQIFKTALSTQNDLTISGGGDKVTYNMSAGYVTQQATVKDYQLKRFTNRFTLEEKLGRFRFGQTFNLRYTKTEGEAVSLGNALQYAPYQPIFDSSIQGGYSILTNIDDDSNAVNPLVDLGVKTQSSHELVLFPQVFGEVKIIEGLTFRSQASMQYGSSVSDSYNIPYVISNKLFFDRQANRSFNNYYNYNIDNYFSYNRTFGKHNISLTAGTSYIDPGSSRFVSLAGTGMLNDQVKDISVATTITAASSSGYANGTGIEQSYYGRLIYSYDDKYILSASLRRDGSSNFPPASRYGNFPGGGFAWRFSQEDFIKAALPFVSDGKLRVGWGRTGNNRISLTASDVYTFNGSTAGNLVYSFGRNEQFNSGTTLTTIGNGLLHWETTDQTDAGIDLGFLNNRITLNADYYNRKSSGLLVQIPVPPSLGIGINTGGSSQTVNAADAQNKGFEFQLGYHSPVSKDFSYNVSVNGAFNTNKTISLGTQSPTPIVGGTGVAETLTKPGTPIGAYYGYMVEHVAKDQAEIDALNVIAQQKTGNTNAVYQAGLKPGDFIFKDLNGDGTVDSKDQKFLGSPIPKFMYGINIGATYHNFDLNVVLSGVQGVQIGNDLRSTLQFAGTGHNASTAILNRWEKPGDNALLPRAGQDDNGSGNLRPSNFFIDNGAYLKARNVTLGYTFTKATLQSFSGNVLSKLRIYIAAENLFTITGYKGYDPEIGSDGGDLIFNRNIDHGQLPQPRTILFGLQAGF; this is translated from the coding sequence ATGAAAAGAAAACTACTAACACAATTCCTCATTTTTGCCGGGATGACCTTATCACTTCTGGTGATAAGTCTACCGGGCTATTCGCAAATGAGAAAAATTACCGGCAAGGTGTTGGGCTCGGATGATGGACTCCCCCTGCCAGGCGTAACCATTAAAGTAAAAGGCACAACGGATGCCACGAGTACCAATATAGACGGGCTCTATTCCATCAATGCTGCTCAGGGAAGTACATTGGTTTTCTCTTTTATTGGTTACGATCAAAAAGAGATTGCCGTTCCGGCTTCAGGCGCCGTTGACGTAACTTTAGCGAAAAGTACTAACAGCCTGAACGAGGTTGTAGTAATAGGATACGGTAGTGCCCGCAGGAAAGACCTGGTAGGCGCCGTTGATGTGGTAAACGCCAAAGATGCAGGAGCAAATACATCATTAAGCCCTGCGCAATTACTGATAGGCAAGGCACCCGGCGTACAGGTAGTGCAAACAAGTGGCGTACCGGGCGCAGGCGCTCAAATTATTGTACGTGGTGTAGGTTCTTTCACTGATGTTAGCCCGCTGTATGTTATTGATGGCATACAGGGTAGTGAAGGCTTGTTCAATCAGATCAGCCCGCAGGATATTGACAATATTACCATATTAAAAGACGCAGCTTCTACAGCAATATATGGTGTTGCCGGTGCTAACGGCGTTGTTATTATTACAACAAAAAAGGCTAAAGCAGGCGCCACTCAAATAGCATTTACATCGCAGGTTGGTTTTTCAAGGATACCGAAAAAACTCGATCTGTTAAAAGCTGCCGATTATGTTAAGCTCCTTACTGATATTGATGTTACCAACAATAACCCTACACCGGTAAAACTTACCACGCCGTTTGCTTTGGTTGACAGAAACGACTGGCAAGACCAAATTTTTAAAACAGCTTTATCAACTCAAAATGATTTAACAATTAGCGGCGGCGGCGACAAGGTTACCTATAATATGTCGGCAGGATATGTAACCCAGCAAGCAACCGTTAAGGATTATCAGCTTAAAAGGTTTACTAACAGGTTTACGTTAGAAGAAAAATTAGGCCGTTTTCGGTTCGGGCAAACCTTTAATTTGAGGTACACCAAAACTGAGGGCGAGGCAGTAAGCTTAGGTAACGCGCTTCAATATGCGCCTTATCAACCCATTTTTGATTCTTCAATTCAGGGCGGTTACTCCATCCTTACCAATATTGATGATGACAGCAATGCTGTAAATCCATTAGTGGACTTAGGCGTGAAAACACAAAGCAGCCATGAACTGGTATTATTTCCGCAGGTATTTGGCGAAGTAAAAATTATCGAGGGTTTAACCTTCAGGTCACAAGCGTCAATGCAATATGGCAGCAGTGTGAGTGATTCGTATAATATACCCTACGTAATTTCCAATAAACTGTTTTTCGACCGGCAAGCAAACCGTAGTTTTAACAACTACTATAATTACAACATCGACAATTATTTTTCCTATAACCGTACCTTTGGTAAACATAATATTTCGCTAACCGCTGGTACAAGTTACATTGATCCGGGTAGCAGCAGGTTTGTTAGTCTGGCAGGTACCGGTATGCTAAACGATCAGGTAAAGGACATATCCGTTGCCACAACTATCACCGCCGCCAGTTCTTCAGGTTATGCCAATGGAACTGGTATTGAACAATCTTATTACGGGCGTTTGATTTATTCTTACGACGATAAGTATATTCTTTCAGCCAGTTTAAGGCGCGATGGATCTTCCAACTTTCCTCCGGCAAGCCGTTACGGTAATTTTCCGGGAGGGGGCTTCGCATGGCGCTTCAGTCAGGAAGATTTCATTAAAGCAGCCCTTCCATTTGTCAGTGATGGTAAACTTCGCGTAGGATGGGGACGTACCGGTAACAACAGAATCTCTCTTACCGCGAGCGATGTGTATACCTTTAATGGATCGACTGCGGGAAACCTGGTGTATTCTTTCGGCAGGAATGAGCAATTTAATAGTGGCACAACACTTACTACCATCGGAAACGGGTTATTACACTGGGAAACAACAGACCAAACCGATGCAGGCATCGACCTGGGTTTTCTCAACAACCGGATAACACTTAATGCCGATTACTACAATAGAAAAAGCTCAGGGTTATTAGTTCAAATACCTGTACCGCCAAGTTTAGGTATAGGGATAAATACGGGCGGCAGCAGCCAGACAGTTAACGCGGCTGATGCACAAAACAAAGGTTTTGAATTTCAGTTAGGTTACCATTCTCCGGTATCAAAAGATTTTAGCTATAACGTAAGTGTTAACGGCGCTTTTAACACAAATAAAACAATATCCTTAGGTACCCAATCGCCAACGCCAATAGTAGGCGGAACGGGTGTTGCTGAGACATTAACCAAGCCGGGTACTCCTATAGGGGCATATTATGGCTATATGGTTGAACATGTTGCCAAAGACCAGGCTGAAATTGATGCATTAAATGTAATAGCACAGCAGAAAACCGGCAATACGAATGCCGTTTACCAGGCTGGATTGAAACCGGGCGACTTTATATTTAAGGATCTGAACGGTGATGGAACCGTTGATTCAAAAGACCAGAAATTTTTGGGCAGTCCAATTCCTAAGTTTATGTATGGCATTAACATAGGCGCTACCTACCACAACTTTGATCTTAATGTAGTATTGTCAGGTGTTCAGGGCGTACAAATAGGAAATGATCTGAGATCCACTTTGCAGTTCGCAGGAACAGGGCATAATGCCTCAACCGCTATATTAAACAGGTGGGAAAAACCGGGTGATAATGCTCTTCTGCCAAGAGCAGGGCAGGATGACAACGGATCTGGTAACTTAAGGCCATCGAATTTCTTTATAGATAACGGCGCCTATTTAAAGGCCCGTAACGTCACCCTTGGCTATACTTTTACTAAAGCCACTTTACAATCGTTTTCGGGCAATGTGTTAAGTAAACTGCGCATCTATATTGCTGCGGAAAATTTATTTACCATAACGGGCTATAAAGGGTACGACCCCGAAATAGGCTCGGACGGTGGCGATCTTATTTTTAACCGCAATATTGACCATGGCCAGCTACCGCAGCCGCGTACTATTTTATTCGGATTACAAGCAGGATTTTAA
- a CDS encoding PDZ domain-containing protein: MSKLKIFLVIAVGLFFPVRSFSQTNFFISTLGKDTNPGTGAKPFHSISRAVTEARTHSGKINLYLMEGIYRLNKPVVFTSRDSRQNGSTLTITSYNKQKVIISGGAVLHLKWAPYKDGIWKARVEQNVQFDELFVNGQLQHMARYPNYHPAAHYLNGTAEDVLSPERVARWKSPEGGYIHALHPSQWGDVHYRITGKNDKGEPVLEGGWQNNRRMGMSEKYRFVENVFEELDTVNEWYFDKQAKTLYYFPPAGLNLRTATFESPQPASLFEFRGGETAPVRNITISGLVLTQTARTFMQNMEPLLRSDWTIYRGGAVTCEGAVNCKLVNCTVINVGGNAVFFSKYNRNCGVSGCQISEVGASGICFVGDPGAARSPSFEYNQFVPIAQMDRTPGPKTNNYPKDCRIYDNLMFNLGLVEKQSAGVELSMCQDITVSHNTIYDVPRAGINVSEGTWGGHVIEYNDVFNTVKETGDHGSFNSWGRDRYWHPDKKIMDSIVAEYPDLALLDVTRPIILRNNRFRCDHGWDIDLDDGSSNYIISNNLCLNGGIKLREGVNRVVENNIMVNNTFHPHVWFKNSNDIFRHNIVGAGYLPIGISVWGKEVDYNVFPDAASLSEAQARGTDMHSVSMPQVFENPAEGDFRLKPGAIAFSVGFKNIELDSFGVVSPQLKARAKKVNFPMVTAPAQVAESETIDFMGAKVKKLTTLGERSATGMDDIRGVLVKSILPGQASAFFQANDVILSLNGVPTNSLRDLQKARMSVIGASAEIVIFRNQHAFTKRVEFDGHK; encoded by the coding sequence ATGAGTAAACTTAAAATATTCCTGGTGATTGCGGTCGGCCTGTTTTTCCCGGTGCGATCGTTTTCGCAGACAAACTTTTTCATCTCAACCCTTGGGAAGGATACCAATCCGGGTACCGGAGCAAAACCTTTTCATTCTATTTCAAGGGCGGTAACAGAGGCGCGTACCCATAGCGGCAAAATTAACCTGTACCTGATGGAGGGAATATACCGCTTAAACAAGCCCGTTGTTTTTACCAGCCGGGATTCAAGGCAAAATGGCAGCACGCTAACGATCACCAGCTACAACAAGCAAAAGGTAATTATCAGCGGCGGGGCGGTTCTTCACCTAAAGTGGGCGCCTTATAAAGATGGTATTTGGAAAGCCAGGGTAGAACAAAATGTTCAGTTTGACGAACTGTTCGTCAATGGGCAGCTGCAGCATATGGCACGTTATCCAAATTATCATCCTGCAGCCCATTATTTGAATGGTACTGCAGAAGATGTGCTATCGCCGGAGCGCGTTGCCCGCTGGAAATCGCCGGAGGGCGGGTACATACACGCTTTGCATCCCTCCCAATGGGGTGACGTCCATTACAGGATCACCGGTAAAAACGATAAAGGCGAACCTGTGCTGGAAGGAGGGTGGCAAAACAACCGCCGCATGGGTATGAGTGAAAAATACCGCTTTGTGGAGAATGTTTTTGAAGAGCTCGATACAGTGAACGAATGGTACTTTGATAAGCAGGCCAAAACGTTGTATTATTTTCCACCTGCCGGCCTTAACCTGCGCACCGCTACATTTGAGTCGCCGCAACCTGCCAGCCTCTTCGAGTTTCGCGGCGGGGAAACAGCGCCGGTCAGGAATATTACTATATCCGGCCTGGTTTTAACGCAAACTGCGAGGACTTTTATGCAGAATATGGAGCCTTTGCTGCGAAGCGACTGGACCATTTACCGGGGCGGCGCCGTGACCTGCGAAGGAGCGGTAAATTGCAAACTGGTAAATTGTACCGTGATTAATGTTGGGGGCAATGCTGTATTTTTCAGTAAATATAACCGCAATTGCGGGGTGTCTGGATGTCAGATTTCGGAAGTGGGGGCAAGCGGAATTTGTTTCGTCGGCGATCCCGGCGCTGCCCGTTCGCCGAGTTTTGAATATAACCAGTTTGTGCCGATAGCGCAAATGGACCGGACGCCGGGGCCCAAAACAAATAATTATCCGAAAGACTGCCGCATTTACGACAACCTGATGTTTAACCTGGGGCTGGTAGAAAAACAATCAGCAGGCGTAGAGCTCTCCATGTGCCAGGATATCACCGTCAGCCACAATACCATCTATGATGTTCCCCGCGCAGGCATCAATGTCAGCGAAGGGACATGGGGCGGTCATGTTATTGAGTATAACGATGTTTTTAATACCGTTAAGGAAACCGGCGACCATGGATCATTCAACTCCTGGGGGCGTGATCGTTACTGGCATCCCGATAAAAAGATAATGGATTCCATTGTGGCGGAATATCCTGATTTGGCCCTGCTGGACGTAACCCGGCCAATCATTTTGCGCAACAACAGGTTTCGTTGCGACCATGGCTGGGATATTGACCTGGATGATGGGTCAAGCAATTACATCATCAGCAATAACCTTTGTTTAAACGGCGGTATTAAGCTAAGGGAAGGAGTGAACCGTGTTGTTGAAAACAATATCATGGTGAATAATACTTTTCACCCTCACGTGTGGTTTAAAAACAGCAATGACATCTTCAGGCACAACATCGTAGGTGCGGGATATCTGCCGATAGGGATTTCCGTATGGGGGAAAGAAGTTGACTACAACGTATTTCCCGATGCTGCCTCCTTATCCGAAGCACAGGCAAGGGGAACTGATATGCATTCAGTATCCATGCCGCAGGTTTTCGAAAACCCCGCTGAGGGAGATTTTCGGCTTAAACCCGGCGCTATTGCATTTTCTGTCGGCTTCAAAAACATTGAACTGGATAGTTTTGGAGTCGTTTCCCCGCAGTTAAAGGCCCGGGCAAAGAAAGTGAATTTCCCGATGGTTACAGCGCCAGCCCAGGTAGCCGAAAGTGAAACAATTGATTTTATGGGCGCAAAAGTAAAAAAACTGACCACCCTGGGAGAACGATCTGCAACAGGAATGGATGATATCCGGGGTGTTTTGGTGAAATCAATACTGCCGGGCCAAGCCAGTGCTTTTTTTCAGGCAAATGATGTAATCCTATCGCTGAACGGTGTACCAACCAACAGCCTGAGGGATTTGCAGAAAGCGAGGATGTCGGTTATCGGGGCCTCTGCAGAAATTGTCATTTTCCGTAACCAGCACGCGTTTACTAAACGAGTGGAATTTGACGGCCATAAATAA
- a CDS encoding FecR family protein, which yields MNKQDLIELLKRYDQGLCSDQEKAWVETWYLNYEPQPLDTSIEVLSADLDEVEQKLIEHTTFRRIPLWPRIAAAASIVIFLSIGGYFLLHKPAPVQTAQNQMHNDVAPGGNKAIITLSNGKKISLTDASKGTITKEGNTIIKKTNDGTVSYEGSAPTGTTGQLAYNTIAIPRGGQWTVILPDGTKAMLDAASSIKYPVSFPGNERKVEITGQVYFEVVHNAAKPFRVVTKEQVIEDIGTKFNINAYDDEPAVKTTLVEGAVRVSSPGAHSVLETAGVILKPGEQSVVQNNKLTVSAANIEETLAWKNGYFKFNDDSVESIMRKLSRWYDIEVEYKGDLPDIKFDGEIPRNTGLSQVLKVLELANVHFTIQGKKLTVTP from the coding sequence ATGAATAAGCAGGACCTCATAGAATTATTGAAGCGATATGATCAGGGTTTATGTTCAGACCAGGAAAAAGCCTGGGTTGAAACCTGGTACCTGAACTACGAGCCGCAGCCTCTGGATACTTCTATAGAAGTATTAAGTGCAGATCTGGATGAGGTTGAGCAAAAGCTTATTGAACACACTACCTTCCGGCGGATACCTTTGTGGCCGCGAATCGCTGCGGCAGCCTCCATAGTAATATTCCTTTCCATTGGGGGGTATTTCTTATTGCACAAACCTGCACCTGTTCAAACCGCACAAAATCAGATGCATAATGACGTTGCTCCGGGAGGAAATAAAGCGATCATAACGCTTTCGAACGGTAAAAAGATAAGCCTGACGGACGCCAGCAAAGGCACAATAACCAAAGAAGGTAACACCATCATCAAAAAAACAAATGATGGCACGGTAAGCTATGAAGGCAGCGCCCCAACCGGAACAACCGGGCAATTAGCTTATAATACGATTGCTATACCCAGGGGCGGACAATGGACAGTGATATTACCCGACGGAACAAAAGCCATGCTCGATGCCGCCTCCAGTATTAAATATCCCGTTTCTTTTCCAGGAAATGAACGTAAAGTAGAGATTACCGGCCAGGTTTATTTTGAGGTAGTACATAATGCCGCCAAGCCATTCCGCGTAGTTACTAAAGAGCAGGTTATCGAAGATATCGGCACAAAATTCAATATCAATGCCTATGATGATGAACCGGCAGTAAAAACAACCCTGGTAGAAGGGGCGGTGAGGGTCTCCAGTCCGGGAGCGCATTCTGTTTTGGAAACAGCCGGGGTTATCCTTAAACCGGGGGAACAAAGTGTAGTGCAAAATAATAAATTAACGGTATCCGCTGCCAATATTGAAGAAACCCTTGCCTGGAAAAATGGCTATTTTAAGTTTAATGACGATAGCGTTGAAAGTATCATGCGCAAGCTCTCGCGGTGGTATGATATAGAGGTTGAATATAAGGGTGATTTACCTGATATAAAATTTGATGGTGAAATTCCGCGTAACACAGGGCTTTCACAGGTGTTAAAAGTATTGGAATTGGCCAATGTTCATTTTACTATCCAGGGAAAAAAATTAACCGTTACACCCTGA
- a CDS encoding FtsK/SpoIIIE domain-containing protein — MLLHPNNTIFCRDTDAVITAPRDVTDTLSSLCREADQRFELLKDAQVRHIKEYNEKFAKRKIGNPEKHRYLPHIVVVIMNLLICLNPKNN, encoded by the coding sequence ATGTTATTACATCCAAATAACACTATTTTTTGCCGCGATACTGATGCGGTAATCACAGCGCCACGCGATGTAACAGACACGCTTAGTTCCTTATGCCGTGAAGCCGACCAGCGGTTTGAATTGTTAAAGGACGCGCAAGTGCGCCATATAAAAGAGTACAACGAAAAATTTGCAAAGCGAAAAATCGGTAATCCCGAAAAGCACCGTTACCTGCCCCATATCGTTGTTGTGATTATGAATTTGCTGATTTGCTTAAATCCAAAGAACAACTGA
- a CDS encoding RagB/SusD family nutrient uptake outer membrane protein — protein sequence MKKYIKFLMTGGLLALSIGCKKDLSLINKGAYTSDTYFTSDVALNQAVVATYAGLLHTGMWAREWYFTFDLLGYDAKNNQPLGGDLLQLAQYNFGPDQNQVGETWAALYQIIARANVVIDRAQVWKPDPSKPTEATDQTQYIAECKFLRAYAYFQLVNLYGRVPLRTHYITLPTPADINAPRSPVADIWAFIEQDLKDAEAGLPVTYSDANYGRATQGAAVALLGKSYLYEKKWASAQTELTKLTQAPFTYSLAPVYNDLFDDPNQDDGTKNPETIFQVMNQKWTDWGIGNQYYVFGGQETWGGKATHSDRAQEYGFNDWNNVHITTTAVKAFTYPNPQNPSANYIDPRAAFTFYGDAASGGQTQYCQQCSTGPVDFPFASKGYEWLKYEYYNKVASFGGPQSGINGQVIRYADVLLMLAESYIQQGNTGAVPLGLINQVRSRPSVNAPLYTSLGTQTDAMAILMRERQLELTGEQSRYFDLIRWGIAKQTINAEMQIENGTQPFQDKNVLFPIPLAEKNANSAVAKDISGDWN from the coding sequence ATGAAAAAATATATAAAATTCCTTATGACGGGCGGGCTGTTGGCTCTCTCAATAGGGTGTAAAAAAGATTTAAGTTTGATTAATAAAGGTGCGTACACTTCTGATACGTATTTTACCAGCGATGTTGCCTTAAACCAGGCCGTTGTGGCAACATATGCAGGTTTGCTGCATACCGGGATGTGGGCACGAGAGTGGTATTTTACGTTTGATTTGCTTGGCTATGATGCCAAAAACAATCAGCCCCTGGGAGGTGATCTGCTGCAATTGGCCCAGTATAATTTTGGCCCGGATCAGAACCAGGTGGGAGAAACTTGGGCAGCATTGTACCAGATAATAGCGCGCGCCAATGTAGTTATTGATCGTGCCCAGGTATGGAAGCCCGATCCCTCTAAACCTACAGAGGCAACTGACCAAACTCAATATATTGCCGAATGCAAATTCCTGCGGGCTTACGCTTATTTTCAGTTAGTTAATTTGTACGGCCGGGTACCACTCCGCACCCACTATATAACGCTGCCAACGCCTGCAGATATTAACGCACCGAGATCACCTGTCGCTGACATATGGGCATTTATTGAACAGGATTTAAAAGATGCTGAGGCAGGCCTTCCTGTTACATACAGTGATGCCAATTACGGACGTGCTACGCAAGGCGCTGCAGTGGCGCTTTTGGGTAAATCATATTTATATGAGAAAAAATGGGCATCAGCACAAACCGAACTTACTAAATTAACCCAGGCGCCTTTCACTTATTCGCTGGCGCCCGTTTATAACGATCTGTTTGATGACCCGAACCAGGATGACGGCACTAAAAATCCGGAAACCATTTTTCAGGTAATGAATCAGAAATGGACTGATTGGGGTATAGGTAACCAGTACTACGTTTTTGGTGGCCAGGAAACCTGGGGCGGAAAGGCAACGCACTCAGACCGTGCACAGGAATACGGCTTTAATGATTGGAACAATGTACATATAACTACAACCGCTGTTAAAGCTTTCACCTATCCTAACCCGCAAAATCCTTCGGCGAATTATATAGATCCCCGCGCAGCTTTCACGTTTTATGGCGATGCGGCAAGTGGCGGCCAGACACAATATTGCCAGCAATGTTCTACAGGGCCTGTGGATTTTCCTTTCGCCTCAAAAGGGTACGAGTGGCTTAAATATGAATATTATAACAAGGTGGCATCTTTTGGCGGACCGCAAAGTGGTATAAACGGCCAGGTAATACGCTACGCAGATGTGTTGTTGATGCTGGCAGAAAGCTATATACAACAGGGCAATACCGGCGCTGTGCCACTGGGTTTAATTAACCAGGTGCGCAGCAGGCCAAGCGTTAATGCTCCGCTTTATACTTCTTTGGGGACGCAAACTGATGCTATGGCCATCCTGATGCGCGAAAGGCAGTTAGAACTAACCGGCGAACAAAGCCGTTATTTTGACTTAATACGTTGGGGTATTGCGAAACAAACAATAAATGCTGAAATGCAAATTGAAAACGGTACGCAGCCATTTCAAGATAAAAATGTGCTGTTCCCAATACCTTTAGCCGAGAAGAATGCCAACAGTGCTGTTGCTAAAGATATTTCAGGCGACTGGAATTAA